The following proteins are encoded in a genomic region of Lachnospiraceae bacterium KM106-2:
- a CDS encoding integral membrane protein — translation MRDKKMILRKGCLLVFGILFLLFLFNINQLKKESFYDTKGRSFVKAEVVKIIKDNKTESGNEIGNQVVTLHVQSGKFKGKKMEANSSNSYLFGAHCTVGKKVIAIVSESKGTIVATVYSVDRAAKIYLIIGIFVLTIILIGGKKGLASVAGLGFTIICILFLFLPLIYGGTSPILAAIVVTLITTCATMYLIGGWSIKTLTATAGTVLGVIIAGIFAIIFSKLTEITGYNVSDIENLLYVEEKTSIKIDQLLFAGILIAALGAVMDVAMSITSTILEIREKNPLLTRKELFRSGMNVGKDMMGTMSNTLILAFTGGSINTIVFIYAYNYQYNQIINLHSIAIELIQGVASSMGVILTVPIVSFLAACLGTRNVRE, via the coding sequence ATGAGAGATAAGAAGATGATCTTAAGAAAGGGATGCCTATTAGTTTTTGGCATCCTCTTTCTGCTGTTTTTATTTAATATCAACCAATTGAAGAAAGAGTCCTTTTATGATACGAAAGGAAGAAGTTTCGTAAAAGCAGAAGTCGTTAAAATCATAAAAGATAATAAGACAGAGAGTGGCAATGAGATTGGAAATCAAGTCGTAACATTACACGTCCAATCGGGAAAATTCAAAGGAAAGAAAATGGAAGCCAACAGTTCTAACAGCTATTTATTTGGTGCCCACTGCACAGTTGGGAAAAAAGTGATCGCAATTGTAAGTGAGTCAAAAGGGACGATTGTTGCGACCGTATACAGTGTGGACAGAGCAGCCAAGATTTATCTGATCATTGGTATTTTTGTTCTGACCATTATTTTGATCGGTGGAAAGAAAGGTCTTGCTTCTGTAGCAGGATTGGGATTTACGATCATCTGTATTCTATTTTTGTTCTTACCTCTTATTTATGGGGGAACATCGCCCATACTGGCAGCAATTGTTGTTACATTGATAACAACCTGTGCAACGATGTATCTGATTGGAGGGTGGTCGATCAAAACACTGACGGCAACGGCTGGGACCGTTCTCGGAGTTATCATAGCAGGCATATTTGCAATCATCTTTAGCAAGCTGACAGAAATCACAGGATATAATGTCAGTGACATTGAGAATTTGCTTTACGTAGAGGAAAAGACATCGATTAAGATCGATCAACTTTTATTTGCAGGTATTTTGATCGCTGCGTTAGGGGCCGTTATGGATGTTGCCATGTCGATTACTTCGACGATCTTAGAAATTAGAGAGAAGAATCCGTTACTAACAAGAAAGGAATTGTTTCGATCGGGAATGAATGTGGGAAAAGATATGATGGGAACAATGTCAAATACACTGATCTTAGCATTTACAGGTGGTTCTATTAATACGATCGTATTTATCTATGCCTACAATTATCAATATAATCAGATCATTAATCTGCATTCTATTGCAATTGAGTTGATTCAAGGGGTTGCTTCCAGTATGGGGGTTATTTTAACCGTACCGATTGTTTCTTTTCTAGCAGCATGCTTGGGAACAAGAAATGTGAGAGAGTAA